A single genomic interval of Bacillus spongiae harbors:
- a CDS encoding peptide chain release factor 3, giving the protein MTKSLEQEVLSRRTFAIISHPDAGKTTLTEQLLLFGGAIRSAGTVKGKKTGKFATSDWMEIEKQRGISVTSSVMQFDYDGFRVNILDTPGHQDFSEDTYRTLMAVDSAVMIIDSAKGIEPQTLKLFKVCRMRGIPIFTFINKLDRQGREPLELLEELEEVLGIESYPMNWPIGMGKEFLGVYDRHYNRIEYFKNQEDKMSTYVQLNQDGEIEGDHEIKQSSLYDQALEEILLLNEAGNSFSEEKVKNGELTPVFFGSALTNFGVQTFLETYLQFAPPPQPRKTADSVVEPTQEAFSGFIFKIQANMNPAHRDRIAFVRICSGQFDRGMSVTLARTGKQMKLSQSTQFLADDRSTVNEAVSGDIIGLYDTGTYQIGDTIVSGKNRFEYEKLPQFTPEIFVKVSAKNVMKQKSFYKGIDQLVQEGAIQYYKTLRTEDIILGAVGQLQFEVFEHRMKNEYNADVIMENIGTKIARWIENEEEVKETMSSSRSLLVKDRYGRLVFLFENEFSTRWFQDKNPTIRLYSLM; this is encoded by the coding sequence ATGACAAAAAGTTTAGAACAAGAGGTTCTTTCAAGAAGAACCTTTGCTATTATATCTCACCCTGATGCCGGGAAAACAACACTTACGGAACAACTCCTCTTGTTTGGAGGAGCAATTCGGTCAGCAGGTACAGTAAAAGGAAAGAAAACAGGAAAGTTTGCCACATCCGACTGGATGGAAATTGAAAAGCAACGGGGGATTTCCGTTACATCTTCTGTCATGCAATTTGATTATGATGGATTTCGAGTAAATATACTTGATACACCAGGACATCAGGATTTTAGTGAGGATACTTATCGAACGTTAATGGCTGTTGATAGCGCTGTGATGATCATTGATTCTGCAAAAGGGATTGAACCCCAAACGTTGAAATTGTTTAAGGTTTGTCGAATGCGTGGAATTCCAATATTTACGTTTATAAATAAATTGGATAGACAAGGACGTGAACCACTCGAGCTGTTAGAAGAACTTGAGGAAGTATTAGGAATTGAATCTTATCCAATGAATTGGCCCATCGGTATGGGAAAAGAATTTTTAGGGGTTTATGATCGTCATTATAATCGAATCGAATATTTTAAAAATCAAGAAGATAAAATGTCTACGTATGTTCAGCTTAATCAAGACGGAGAAATTGAAGGAGATCATGAAATAAAGCAATCTTCTTTATATGATCAAGCGTTGGAAGAAATATTATTACTAAATGAAGCAGGAAATAGTTTTTCTGAAGAAAAAGTGAAAAATGGAGAATTAACGCCAGTATTTTTTGGTAGTGCCTTAACTAATTTTGGTGTTCAGACGTTCTTAGAAACGTATTTGCAGTTCGCGCCACCACCTCAGCCAAGAAAAACAGCGGATAGTGTTGTAGAACCTACCCAAGAAGCATTTTCTGGATTTATCTTTAAAATTCAAGCAAATATGAATCCAGCTCACCGAGACCGGATTGCCTTTGTAAGAATTTGTTCTGGTCAGTTCGATCGAGGGATGAGTGTTACTCTTGCTCGAACGGGGAAACAGATGAAGCTTTCACAATCTACTCAATTTTTAGCGGATGACCGTAGTACAGTGAATGAAGCGGTAAGCGGAGATATAATTGGTCTTTATGATACTGGAACCTATCAAATAGGAGACACGATTGTATCAGGAAAAAATCGCTTTGAATATGAAAAGCTCCCTCAATTCACTCCAGAGATTTTTGTGAAGGTATCCGCGAAAAATGTCATGAAGCAAAAAAGTTTTTATAAAGGAATCGACCAATTAGTGCAAGAGGGGGCGATTCAGTACTATAAAACGCTTCGAACCGAGGACATTATTCTCGGGGCTGTAGGGCAACTTCAGTTTGAAGTATTTGAACATAGGATGAAAAATGAATATAATGCCGATGTAATTATGGAAAATATCGGAACGAAAATTGCGCGGTGGATAGAAAATGAAGAGGAAGTAAAGGAAACTATGTCTAGTTCTAGAAGTCTTCTTGTGAAAGATCGGTACGGTAGACTTGTCTTTTTATTTGAAAACGAATTTTCGACACGTTGGTTCCAAGATAAAAATCCAACGATTAGATTATATAGCTTAATGTAG
- a CDS encoding efflux RND transporter permease subunit — MLISSFSIRRPVFTLVTMFIILILGGVSLLRIPLKLIPDISPPVGVVVATYPGASPVEVVEKLTKPLEANLATLPGIKNVTSTSQEGTNLILMEFSWDTSIDDIQNEVLQRIDQTPLPEDANKPRFLKFDPSQFPIIQVSLQGLESEVELKELAEALEQELTRVKGVASVNMSGTLVEEIRIELNQDELKKYSLSQSDVVNLIAANNISMPGNTIEAEGKSLTTRVLSTLTSLEEIKQLTIVQNPVTNEKISLSDIANVQQQQQEVNSITRANGEPSVLLSVLQESDANTASVSTAFQAELAKLLEKEKYEGIQSDVLFDQGKYIQDAMGNISNALILGGAFAMLVLFFFLRNVKSPLIIGIAIPYSVIVTFVLMYFAKFSLNIMTLGALALGIGMLVDNAIVVIENIYRHLSLGKGPKQAALDGAKEVGSAITASTLTTVAVFVPVVFITGLIGELFTEFALTISFSLIASLVVALTVIPMLASRWLKPVNRQEEAKVRRRKKSKWFEKSIHWTLRHRLVVIVSTLLLLGIGAYGLTTVGTQFLPATDEGYFTMQVELENGSTFTETEKVVQNLENQLAEEDLVELYVSLIGTTQEASFRGSSQQNVAEIYVKLISLDERNQSIFSFVDEVKPKLEQVADGAQLSFNLQSTSGSAPQTLTFTVQDTSKERLDKAVNSLQAGMEEIQDVTDVSIDVMETVKEVQMVVDREKALQFGMFPATVASEVNNITRGVQVTQIISNTSDVYPVFIQYDKDITSSIDSLKNLSLKTPQGTYVKLDDIVEIKEATGPVRVQRINQQNAVQFTVNYLSDTNLGEISKLVDEKIKELNLSNETEINFSGDRELFEDSIDDMIMAIVLAILLIYLVMAAQFESLKYPLVIMITVPLMVIGVAIALTITKTPISISAVIGLLVLAGIVVNNAIVLVDYINQQKEKGLSSYDAIVISVKNRVRPILMTALTTILGLLPLALGLGEGTEINQPMGISVIGGLISSTFLTLFLIPIVYSLFDKETRRKKKEI; from the coding sequence TTGTTGATTAGTTCCTTTTCAATTAGAAGACCAGTTTTCACCTTAGTAACAATGTTCATTATTTTGATTCTTGGTGGGGTCTCATTACTGAGAATTCCACTAAAGTTAATTCCGGATATCAGCCCTCCTGTTGGAGTTGTTGTAGCCACATATCCTGGAGCGAGCCCTGTTGAGGTTGTTGAAAAATTAACTAAACCTTTAGAAGCTAATTTAGCGACGCTTCCTGGGATTAAAAATGTTACTTCAACTTCTCAAGAAGGGACTAATTTAATTTTAATGGAATTCTCCTGGGACACTTCTATCGATGATATTCAAAATGAGGTGCTTCAAAGGATTGATCAAACACCGCTTCCTGAAGATGCGAATAAGCCTAGATTCTTAAAATTTGACCCTTCTCAATTTCCAATTATTCAGGTTTCTCTACAAGGCTTAGAAAGTGAAGTGGAGTTAAAAGAATTAGCGGAGGCGCTAGAACAGGAATTAACAAGAGTAAAAGGTGTTGCTAGCGTAAATATGTCAGGAACTCTTGTGGAAGAAATCCGCATTGAATTAAATCAAGATGAATTAAAGAAATACTCTTTATCGCAAAGTGATGTCGTAAATCTTATTGCTGCCAATAATATATCTATGCCAGGTAATACAATTGAAGCGGAAGGAAAATCACTAACAACTCGAGTACTGAGTACTTTAACGAGCTTAGAGGAGATTAAGCAACTCACCATCGTTCAAAATCCTGTTACGAATGAAAAAATATCACTCTCCGATATTGCAAATGTACAACAGCAACAACAAGAAGTGAATTCCATTACTCGAGCAAATGGAGAACCTTCTGTCTTGTTAAGTGTATTACAAGAATCAGATGCCAATACTGCTAGTGTTTCTACAGCGTTTCAGGCGGAATTAGCAAAATTATTAGAAAAAGAGAAATATGAAGGTATACAATCAGACGTTTTGTTTGATCAAGGGAAGTACATACAAGACGCAATGGGCAACATATCAAATGCCCTTATTTTAGGTGGGGCATTTGCGATGCTCGTATTATTTTTCTTTTTGCGAAATGTGAAAAGTCCATTAATTATTGGTATAGCCATTCCTTATTCTGTCATTGTCACTTTTGTTTTAATGTATTTTGCTAAATTCTCATTAAATATAATGACGTTGGGTGCATTAGCGCTAGGAATTGGAATGCTCGTGGATAATGCGATAGTTGTCATTGAAAATATATATCGCCACTTATCACTCGGTAAAGGTCCAAAACAAGCTGCACTAGATGGAGCGAAAGAAGTGGGTTCAGCCATTACTGCCTCTACATTAACTACTGTAGCAGTATTTGTTCCTGTTGTATTTATTACAGGTCTTATTGGCGAACTCTTCACTGAATTTGCCTTAACTATTTCTTTTAGCTTAATTGCTTCACTCGTGGTTGCATTGACGGTCATTCCGATGCTTGCTAGCAGGTGGTTAAAGCCAGTAAATAGGCAGGAAGAAGCGAAAGTAAGAAGAAGAAAGAAGTCGAAATGGTTCGAAAAAAGTATTCATTGGACATTAAGGCATCGTTTAGTTGTGATTGTTAGTACACTATTGTTGTTAGGTATAGGGGCTTACGGCTTAACGACTGTTGGAACACAATTTCTTCCTGCAACAGATGAAGGTTACTTTACAATGCAAGTAGAGCTTGAGAATGGCTCAACCTTTACCGAGACGGAAAAGGTTGTACAAAATCTAGAAAATCAACTTGCAGAGGAAGACTTAGTTGAATTGTATGTCAGTTTAATTGGAACGACTCAGGAGGCATCCTTTAGAGGTTCTAGTCAACAAAATGTAGCTGAGATTTATGTTAAGTTAATCAGTCTAGATGAACGAAATCAATCGATTTTCTCTTTCGTCGATGAGGTCAAGCCAAAACTAGAGCAAGTGGCAGATGGAGCCCAATTATCATTTAATCTACAATCTACCTCAGGATCAGCTCCACAAACATTGACCTTTACCGTTCAAGATACAAGTAAAGAACGTTTAGACAAAGCGGTTAACTCTTTACAAGCCGGAATGGAAGAAATTCAAGATGTGACGGATGTATCAATCGATGTTATGGAAACAGTGAAAGAGGTTCAAATGGTCGTTGATCGGGAAAAAGCATTACAGTTCGGAATGTTCCCCGCCACGGTGGCATCAGAAGTAAATAATATTACAAGAGGTGTACAAGTAACACAAATTATTTCTAATACGTCTGACGTATATCCCGTGTTCATTCAATATGATAAAGATATTACGTCAAGCATCGATTCTTTAAAAAATTTATCGTTAAAAACACCACAGGGCACATATGTGAAATTGGATGATATCGTAGAAATTAAAGAAGCTACAGGACCAGTTAGAGTCCAGCGTATTAATCAACAAAATGCTGTCCAATTTACCGTAAACTATTTATCTGATACAAATTTAGGAGAGATATCAAAACTAGTCGATGAGAAAATAAAGGAATTAAATTTATCAAATGAAACAGAAATTAATTTTAGTGGTGATCGAGAATTATTTGAAGATTCAATAGACGATATGATCATGGCGATAGTGTTAGCTATCCTATTAATTTATTTAGTAATGGCTGCTCAATTTGAGTCATTAAAATATCCATTAGTCATCATGATAACTGTGCCATTGATGGTAATTGGAGTGGCAATTGCTTTAACGATTACCAAAACTCCAATTAGTATTTCTGCTGTTATTGGTCTTTTAGTTTTAGCAGGTATCGTCGTTAATAATGCGATAGTGTTGGTTGATTATATAAATCAGCAAAAAGAAAAAGGGCTTTCATCTTATGACGCTATCGTTATATCTGTTAAAAATCGAGTTCGACCTATATTAATGACGGCATTAACGACCATATTAGGGTTACTTCCACTAGCATTAGGGTTAGGAGAGGGTACTGAGATCAATCAACCGATGGGGATTAGCGTAATTGGAGGATTAATTAGTTCAACATTTTTGACGTTATTTCTCATTCCTATAGTGTATAGTCTATTTGATAAGGAGACTCGGCGAAAGAAAAAAGAAATATGA
- a CDS encoding SDR family oxidoreductase — translation MQKDCYFITGFPGFLSTQLMKELLVKKKDSEFFVVCIPTMVETAYKSKQFLMQETGATSDQITIIEGDITEKNCGIKEPIVTKILNKVTQVWHLAAIYDLAVSRDIAFKVNVEGTKMVNDLVKRIIQLKRYVYFSTAYVAGERKGPLLEEELIKPTSFHNYYEETKFFAEEYVEQLKSTIPTTIIRPGIVKGHSHTGETSKFDGPYFIMNMLDKLRFLPFLPAVGDGDSYLNIVPFDYVIKASIYFSDQPTSIGKTYHLTDPNPHTVREVYSSILEEMLNKSPKGKVPLWMVKNALKFKSVRSYLGVEREAVDYFSWNGDFRSDIAQQDLVGSGIVCPDFIEGVANMVAFYEQNKQNSDYHIAIH, via the coding sequence ATGCAAAAAGATTGTTATTTCATAACAGGTTTTCCAGGTTTTTTGAGTACGCAGCTTATGAAAGAGCTATTAGTAAAGAAAAAAGACTCTGAGTTTTTTGTTGTTTGCATCCCAACTATGGTTGAAACAGCATATAAATCTAAGCAATTTCTCATGCAAGAAACGGGGGCGACGTCTGATCAAATAACGATTATTGAAGGAGACATTACAGAGAAAAATTGTGGCATAAAAGAACCCATTGTCACAAAAATATTAAATAAAGTTACTCAAGTATGGCACTTAGCTGCTATCTATGATTTAGCAGTATCGAGGGATATTGCCTTTAAAGTAAATGTAGAGGGTACAAAGATGGTGAATGATTTGGTGAAAAGAATCATTCAACTAAAAAGATATGTCTATTTTTCGACAGCCTATGTTGCTGGAGAACGAAAAGGACCATTGCTAGAGGAGGAGTTAATTAAGCCCACATCTTTTCATAATTATTATGAAGAAACAAAGTTTTTTGCTGAAGAATATGTTGAACAGTTAAAATCCACTATTCCAACTACAATAATAAGACCGGGAATTGTCAAAGGGCACTCACATACAGGAGAAACGAGTAAATTTGATGGACCTTACTTTATTATGAATATGTTGGACAAGCTTCGATTTTTACCTTTTCTTCCAGCTGTTGGAGATGGCGACAGTTACCTAAATATTGTCCCCTTTGATTACGTGATTAAGGCATCCATTTATTTCAGTGATCAACCAACATCGATCGGGAAGACATACCATTTAACAGACCCTAATCCACACACTGTGAGGGAAGTGTATTCAAGCATTCTTGAAGAGATGCTAAACAAAAGTCCTAAAGGGAAAGTCCCTTTATGGATGGTGAAAAATGCCTTGAAATTTAAATCTGTAAGAAGCTACCTTGGTGTTGAAAGAGAAGCTGTAGATTATTTTTCATGGAATGGCGACTTTCGTAGCGATATTGCTCAACAAGATTTAGTGGGAAGTGGTATCGTTTGTCCTGATTTTATAGAGGGGGTTGCTAATATGGTAGCATTTTATGAACAAAATAAACAAAATAGTGATTATCATATTGCCATCCATTAA
- a CDS encoding TerC family protein: MDITLLLEYGWVLLVLIGLEGILAADNAVVMAVMVKHLPEEQQRKALFYGLFGAFVFRFLALFTISFLVDVWQVQAIGALYLLFISFQHLIKKAKGKEKLAHSEGNLKGSSFWMTVLKVELADIAFAVDSMLAAVALAVTLQPTGWIKIGGIDGGQFIVMLLGGIIGLVIMRFAANWFVKLLQTHPSLETAAFLIVGWVGVKLAVFTLAHPKVKIINEHFPESTSFKLVFWIVLIGIALGGYFYSKKQARVKTGN; encoded by the coding sequence ATGGATATAACCTTATTATTAGAGTATGGCTGGGTATTATTAGTGTTGATTGGTTTAGAAGGTATTCTTGCAGCAGATAATGCAGTTGTTATGGCTGTGATGGTAAAGCATTTGCCTGAAGAGCAACAACGTAAGGCACTTTTTTATGGGCTCTTCGGTGCTTTTGTATTTCGTTTTCTTGCCTTGTTCACCATTTCCTTTTTGGTTGATGTTTGGCAGGTCCAAGCAATAGGTGCTCTGTATTTACTTTTCATCAGTTTTCAACATCTGATTAAAAAAGCGAAAGGAAAAGAAAAGTTAGCTCATAGTGAAGGAAATTTAAAAGGATCTTCATTTTGGATGACTGTATTAAAAGTAGAGCTAGCTGATATTGCTTTTGCTGTTGATTCCATGCTAGCCGCGGTGGCCTTAGCAGTAACACTACAACCTACGGGATGGATTAAAATTGGCGGAATCGATGGAGGACAATTTATTGTAATGTTACTTGGTGGAATTATTGGGCTTGTTATTATGCGTTTTGCTGCCAATTGGTTTGTTAAGTTATTGCAAACCCATCCAAGTTTAGAAACGGCAGCTTTCTTAATCGTCGGCTGGGTTGGAGTCAAATTAGCGGTATTTACCTTAGCTCATCCAAAGGTGAAAATAATAAATGAACATTTCCCAGAATCGACTAGTTTCAAGCTTGTTTTTTGGATTGTTCTAATTGGAATAGCATTAGGGGGGTATTTTTACTCGAAAAAACAAGCAAGGGTTAAAACAGGAAATTAA
- the sigI gene encoding RNA polymerase sigma factor SigI: MLNLLLLLLTRKKKLKSLEQQVLEIQNGDERALEELLQSYHPFIKKTVSSVCKRYIYESDDEFSVGLIAFHEAILKYQPEKGSSLLSLAEVIIKRKVIDYLRKNNKDNNISIDSSYATEQDDDSSTNLIENSISLENYEKEKERKARQEEILQYQQLLATYDLTFEDLIEQSPKHEDARVNAINIAKLIAEDDGLLSILETKKRLPMKQLVEKVHVSRKTVERNRKYIIAVTLILTKDFYYLRDYLKGRIDT, encoded by the coding sequence GTGCTAAATCTTTTGTTACTCTTATTAACAAGAAAAAAGAAACTAAAGTCATTAGAACAACAAGTATTGGAAATACAAAATGGCGATGAAAGAGCATTAGAAGAACTTCTTCAATCCTACCATCCTTTTATAAAGAAAACGGTGTCCTCTGTTTGCAAAAGGTACATTTATGAAAGTGATGATGAATTTAGTGTAGGTTTAATTGCCTTTCATGAAGCCATATTAAAATATCAACCAGAAAAGGGGTCTTCTCTACTAAGTTTAGCAGAAGTTATCATTAAGCGGAAAGTAATTGACTATTTAAGGAAAAATAATAAAGATAACAATATTAGCATAGATAGCTCCTACGCAACCGAACAAGATGACGACTCATCAACTAATCTAATAGAAAATAGCATATCGCTTGAAAACTATGAGAAAGAAAAAGAACGAAAAGCAAGGCAGGAAGAGATATTACAATATCAGCAACTTCTTGCAACGTATGACTTAACATTTGAGGATTTGATTGAACAATCACCCAAGCATGAAGATGCTCGAGTAAATGCCATTAACATTGCGAAATTGATTGCTGAAGATGATGGCTTACTTTCTATATTAGAAACAAAAAAACGCCTACCAATGAAACAATTGGTTGAGAAAGTACATGTTAGTAGAAAAACGGTAGAACGAAACAGAAAATATATTATTGCTGTTACGCTTATTTTGACAAAAGATTTTTATTATTTACGGGATTACTTAAAAGGGCGGATAGACACATGA
- a CDS encoding anti-sigma factor domain-containing protein — MKKGIIMEEKKDYLIMMTPCGHFEKAVIQNREYAVGEEILFTSYKEKRQTKSYLTWTKMAGIAALLMLVFTIMQSSLGKDTVYAYVSVDTYPSFELGVNKDFEVIEFIPFNEEAEKFIGEIEDWKYSSLETIMVSAVEYSQKLGYNTDNIIVTAAVKGNQSESSDTVLAEVADIIGIIPMSTFIPVTLDQRNAALESGISTWDYIQQLQKNIKPESQINQAPKDIFKNFLSSPSDRGVAVENKEEENNSPKKNERSVTVPVQEFLNRDRGSDIGLSPSQGQDDIHSEQQVREPEPEPVVPKPEPVAPKPEPEPVVPKPEPEPVVPEPEPVVPEPEPEPVVPKPEPEPVVPEPEPVVPEPEPEPVVPEPEPEPVVPEPEPEPVVPEPEPEPVDPEPEPVDPEPEPEPVDPEPEPEPEPVDPEPEPEPVDPEPEPEPVDPEPEPEPVDPEPEPVDPEPEPTPGECHCHHHYHYHEPDEHSDYGHYHYHYYCHIK; from the coding sequence ATGAAAAAAGGGATAATCATGGAAGAGAAAAAAGATTACTTGATCATGATGACACCGTGTGGGCATTTTGAGAAAGCCGTTATACAAAATAGAGAATATGCCGTCGGTGAAGAAATCCTGTTTACGTCGTATAAAGAGAAAAGACAAACAAAATCTTATCTTACTTGGACAAAAATGGCAGGTATTGCAGCTTTATTAATGCTCGTATTTACGATAATGCAGTCATCCTTAGGCAAGGATACAGTGTATGCTTATGTGTCAGTTGACACCTACCCAAGTTTCGAACTAGGCGTAAATAAGGATTTTGAAGTTATTGAATTTATTCCGTTTAATGAAGAAGCGGAAAAATTTATAGGAGAGATAGAAGATTGGAAGTATAGCTCTCTTGAAACGATCATGGTGTCTGCTGTAGAGTATAGTCAAAAATTAGGATATAACACTGATAATATTATAGTAACAGCTGCTGTGAAAGGGAATCAATCAGAAAGCTCAGATACAGTTTTGGCGGAAGTTGCCGATATTATTGGTATAATCCCCATGTCAACATTTATTCCTGTAACGTTAGATCAACGAAATGCTGCATTAGAAAGTGGAATTAGTACATGGGACTATATTCAACAGTTACAAAAAAACATTAAACCAGAAAGTCAAATCAATCAAGCACCGAAAGACATTTTTAAGAATTTTCTATCTTCACCTTCAGATAGAGGCGTCGCGGTTGAGAACAAGGAAGAAGAGAATAATTCTCCTAAAAAGAATGAAAGAAGTGTCACTGTTCCGGTCCAGGAATTTCTAAATCGAGATCGAGGGTCAGATATAGGGCTATCACCATCTCAAGGACAAGATGATATACATAGTGAACAACAAGTACGAGAACCAGAGCCAGAACCAGTAGTACCGAAACCAGAGCCAGTAGCACCAAAACCAGAGCCAGAGCCAGTAGTGCCGAAACCAGAGCCAGAGCCAGTAGTACCGGAACCAGAGCCAGTAGTACCGGAACCAGAGCCAGAGCCAGTAGTACCGAAACCAGAGCCAGAACCAGTAGTACCGGAACCAGAGCCAGTAGTACCGGAACCAGAGCCAGAACCAGTAGTACCGGAACCAGAACCAGAGCCAGTAGTACCGGAACCAGAGCCAGAACCAGTAGTACCGGAACCAGAGCCAGAGCCAGTAGATCCAGAACCAGAGCCAGTAGATCCAGAACCAGAGCCAGAGCCAGTAGATCCAGAACCAGAGCCAGAGCCAGAGCCAGTAGATCCGGAACCAGAGCCAGAGCCAGTAGATCCGGAACCAGAGCCAGAGCCAGTAGATCCAGAACCAGAGCCAGAGCCAGTAGATCCGGAACCAGAGCCAGTAGATCCAGAACCAGAACCAACTCCAGGTGAATGTCATTGTCATCATCATTACCATTACCACGAGCCTGACGAGCATTCTGATTACGGTCATTACCATTATCATTACTATTGCCATATAAAGTAA
- a CDS encoding alpha/beta-type small acid-soluble spore protein has translation MARNSNKLLVPGIESYLDQVKYEIAQEFGVQLGSDTVARSNGSVGGEITKRLVKTAQSQLSGKE, from the coding sequence ATGGCAAGAAATTCAAATAAATTATTAGTTCCAGGTATTGAAAGTTATTTAGACCAAGTTAAATATGAAATTGCACAAGAGTTTGGCGTTCAACTCGGCTCAGACACAGTTGCAAGGTCAAATGGTTCTGTTGGAGGAGAAATTACAAAGCGGTTAGTCAAAACAGCTCAATCCCAACTATCTGGAAAGGAATAA
- a CDS encoding FAD-dependent oxidoreductase has protein sequence MDLRSGKILWTETMTNIPTYECLDHDIECDVLIIGGGMSGAICAYYLSQTSLRVVLVDKRKMALGSTAANTGLLQFSNDKALYKCIHSFGKDKGVRHYQLCRQAINTLQNIIIPSLELQTDIKQRNSIYFASDEAGIEEIKKEYEVLKQHQFPVTLFLKGENNSNEFLNNRTGLLIEGDAEVNPFKLAHSLLQYAYNKGVKVFEHTDINGKRKNEDSWTYFTRSGYAINANKVVYAQGYETMETISNRNVVIENSYAIATNPVEKITEWPNDCLIWETARPYFYSRKSVDGRIVIGGLDEPTKDSLERDSMLPHKAKRLLETLIKWFPSLKGKIRIDYQWAATFGSTHNGMPMIHQSHHFPNCYFLLGYGGNGTVYSIIFAKILKEIIEGKRSKDFQLYVHNN, from the coding sequence ATGGATTTAAGATCAGGAAAAATATTATGGACTGAAACCATGACGAATATTCCAACGTATGAATGCTTAGACCACGATATTGAATGTGATGTATTAATAATAGGAGGCGGCATGTCTGGAGCTATTTGTGCTTACTACCTTAGTCAAACATCTCTTAGGGTTGTATTAGTTGATAAAAGAAAAATGGCTTTAGGCAGTACAGCGGCCAATACAGGACTTTTACAATTTTCAAATGATAAAGCGTTATATAAATGTATTCATTCGTTCGGAAAGGATAAAGGGGTTCGTCATTACCAATTATGTCGTCAGGCTATTAATACATTACAAAATATTATTATCCCAAGTCTTGAGCTTCAAACAGATATTAAGCAGCGAAACAGTATTTATTTTGCTTCAGACGAAGCCGGAATAGAAGAAATTAAAAAAGAATATGAAGTGTTAAAACAACATCAATTCCCTGTTACTTTGTTTTTGAAGGGAGAAAACAATTCGAATGAATTTTTAAATAATCGAACGGGGTTATTGATAGAAGGAGATGCTGAAGTTAATCCGTTTAAATTAGCTCATAGCCTCTTACAATATGCTTATAATAAGGGGGTTAAGGTATTTGAACATACTGATATTAATGGTAAAAGAAAAAATGAGGATAGTTGGACGTATTTTACCCGATCCGGTTATGCCATTAATGCTAATAAAGTTGTATATGCTCAAGGGTATGAAACGATGGAAACTATATCTAATCGTAATGTCGTAATTGAAAATTCCTATGCGATTGCTACAAATCCAGTAGAGAAAATTACTGAGTGGCCCAATGACTGTCTCATCTGGGAAACTGCAAGACCGTATTTTTATTCAAGGAAATCAGTCGATGGTAGAATTGTGATTGGAGGTCTTGATGAGCCGACAAAAGACTCTTTAGAAAGAGACTCCATGCTGCCTCATAAAGCAAAAAGACTTCTTGAAACATTAATAAAATGGTTTCCGTCCCTAAAAGGAAAAATAAGGATAGACTATCAGTGGGCAGCAACTTTTGGAAGTACGCACAATGGAATGCCGATGATTCATCAATCTCATCATTTCCCTAACTGCTATTTTTTATTAGGCTATGGTGGGAATGGGACAGTTTATAGTATCATTTTTGCAAAAATTCTCAAAGAGATAATAGAAGGAAAGAGGTCTAAAGATTTTCAACTTTATGTTCATAATAATTAA